Part of the Spinacia oleracea cultivar Varoflay chromosome 5, BTI_SOV_V1, whole genome shotgun sequence genome, CATTTTGGACAAAGATGGGTGTCCTAGTCTGGCATGGAACATATCAAGCTTATTTCTATCCAAATCCTTAGCTTGAGATACATTAGTAGCAGTTTTATTGGGTAGACTAATGACATTTACATCAGTCATGCTTTCCATGGTATTACAGCTTGGTTGCTGAAGAGTAATACCTTTGTTGATCCCAGCGCTTGACAGTTTGTTGTCTGAAGGGTTGACAAAGTAGTATAAACCATTTGTCCTCTTTCCAGCACCAATCAACTCAGAACTAGCAGGGCCCTGGAAAGTGTATCCAGTACTGGTGAATATAACTTTGACACCAGTATGTTCAATTAGCCTACCAATAGACAACAAGTTATGTCTGAAACCTTAACCAGCAAAACATTATGCAGGACTAGTTTATTACTCAATGCAGTATCTCCAATAGTATCAACAGTCAATTGTGATCCATCAGGTAAGCCAACTTTGATGGGGTTAATGAGAGTTCTTATATTGGTCAAAATAGTTTCATCATATGTCATATGATCACATGCTCCAAAATCAACTATCCACAAACATTCATCATGTAATTTATTCTCAGCACACCTGAAtgaatcactagtagaaaaaatatCATTTGCACCGCGCATAAAAGGGGCTTTTTGCAGCGTTTTTGAGCGCTGCAATTGTGATGGCTGCAAATAGTGGACTTTTATTTGCTGCGAACATaaacgctgcaaaaaaccaTTAATCACAGCGCATGGTGTTTCACACGCGCTGCAATTAGTGTCTATTTGTAGCGCTTTGATGTACATAGGCGTTGCAAAAAGAGATTTTCAAAGGGAATTTTCTGCCACAATTTGCAACTTTGGTTTAACAGTGCGCGCTGCAAATAGTGCGtttattttacaaaataattaaattcctacaGTAATACATTGGTACTACTACTCGGTACTAGCCTCCATAATTATGTTCTAACATCCATAAATACATAAATAACATCCACAAAAAGTAGTGCCAATGTGATAAATTTGAAATACATTGGTGAATTAACTTGACCTATCAGAAACATGTTAATTACAATACTTAAAGAATGTTTTGTAGCTCATGTCACCAAGATTAATCAACCCTGCAGCCAACTGCTTGCTCGATATTAGTGAGAAATCTTCCCATGCCACCCTCCTCACAATCTCGCCGAGGTACATACCTGATATTGTTTTCTCAAATATCTGTAACAACAGCATGCAAATATTTACCAAGAGTCCAGAGATTTAAAAGCATAAGTTCTGATGCTAAGCCACTAAATACCTGCTCACCAGGATTAGCAGCATCCATTCCCCTATCATATTCAGTCAACAGAAGTCCAGTCGAAAATGCTCCCCATTCATTGATATAGAAATTACAGATTACGTAgtgaaaaaaaaagttagtgaGAAATCTTTAAGTGAAGTGATTCTGGCTTACAGTTGTTCCCGACTTTGATATTTGGCCAGGCAGCTTAGGAATGGCATCCGTCCTCTCCACATAACACACATTGGTTCCTGTTCCAGAGATCACAGCGATCATGACATCATACTAAATTTGAACATCCAAAAGCAACCAAAATAGAGTTAGAACGCCCGTTAAAAATCAAAGAAAGATAACAAATTTCAATTGAACATGTATACGATTAGTAGTTAATCTCGAGACATCCAAATAATATACCCCGtataaattactccctccgtccctccTAGACTTCAAGATTGCCTCAAAAAGTGGTGCATGTGGAAATAATGAGATGTCCTCGTTCTCATTTATAGACTTATGATATGAAGCAAACATAAAGAGACAAACGGAAAAATGAAACGGGGCTCTCTACAATTCTATTCTGCTCATGGTACAACCAAGGCGGATTAGAGCAGAGCATATAAATCATGGAACTCTTTTTCAAATCGACAATTTTATCGCATTTTACAAATCGCCTATGCATTTTTTATATTAGGATCACATACAAAATGTTGACCAGCAGCATACAAAATTTATGTACTTAGATAATAAAAAAGATAATCAACAAAGAAACAATTTAGGAAATTTTTAAAACTGGAGAAGCACTGGAGAAGCAGTAAAACAAGAAGCAGTAAAACAGATCCCACAGGAATATTAAAATGGTAGGAGATAAAATTCTTGAAAGGATTGTATCCACTAGATATTGTTTGAATGCTTCATCGATCTGTTACCAATGCATCATTCCATATTTCCATGTAAACCATACATATCTGAATCAAACATTTACCTTGGAATTCTCTTCTGCTTCTTGCTGCAATAGTTTTGACTCTTGGACCACCTGCTCCATAATGAGTTCTTGCTCAGCAAGGGCCCCTTTCGCAATCTCTTGCTTCTCTTGCATTTCTTTTTCAGCTGCTTTCCTCTCTTCTTCGGATGCAGCTAATCGTACTTCAAGAGTTTCCCGCATCTGTGTAAagatatgaaataaataaataattgtgTAACATCGGTAAAAGCCAAAATTACAAAGTACTATCAAGTATCAAGAACTTCCAATTACAATAATCAAACTTAAGGACCTTATTTGAGCATTATGGGCCTCAAATTAGGTTACTACCaagaatttccaaatcataattATCATTACTTTATGGTTtaaaaatatgttaattttaCGCATGATTCTGCACCACAGACCACACTTGAACCAATAAGAAATTATCGAAGTGAAAGACTCCATACTACACAGTACCTTATAACTAATAAGCTACGGCTATTTTTCAATcccaaaaaactagccgttgggctttaaaaatgtattttttacatttgggcatttggtgaattatattttaaaataggggtatttggtgaaataagttacattgtaagggcatttggtgaattagaaaagtaggctaacAGCGTGTCATTAGTAAGGatagtttgggtattatattaaaggtgaggggcatttggtgaatttctgaaagttgaggggcatttggtgaatttcgtgaaaattgaggggtatttcatgaaaaatccgtaaaataaaataaaataatatttcctATACGGGCCTATCTAATTCCTTGTAACGCAAACTTGACCCACAAAGCACACGAGGAACGACCTAAAACCATCTAGAATTGTCAGCCATCACTCGGTCCATTAATTACTACTCGTATTAAAATTTGCCCCATTTTATTTCGACCGCGTATGGAGAAGTTTTACAGGTTATTTGTTTATGATCATCTAGATTCCTCTTTCTTCCATGGATTTATACAGTAACAAACTTTTGGGGGCCTTTATATATGAACCGAAACCAATTAGCCAAAAAATCTTATGCATATGTAATACATTGTCCCAAAATGAGTGAACTTCATCGATGAGGCACCGACAAATAAATCTTCCGCCTCCCAGCCCCGGGGTTGAAAGACATGAGTAACAATGCAAAGAGAGCAACATCAGTAGTTTCACAATATCCTCCGCCACATGCTTCATTTCGGCCCCAAGAAATCGTGTTGTAGATGTTTTCTAAGGCCctatttggttcattattagtaaaggaaaggaagagaaaagaaaggaagggaaaagaaaggaaaagaagggaAGGGAAATAGATTTTATTTTCCTGCATTTGGTTTAAGGGAAAGAAATGAAGGGATAAGAAATGAAATATAACCgacagcttttaattttctctttccttccaaattcctccaatattgggaggaaaggaaagtgaaaattttataaaggagctttccttccaattcccttcatttccttccacttcccatataattatttgtaccaaatacaggaaaccttattttacctttcctttcttttcttttccttccaatttCTCCCAACCAAATAAAGCCTAAGTGGAGGTGGGTGTTTTAAGCATTATTGAATTAAACTCGACTTAAAACCGTTTAAATACCCCCAAGATAAGGCCTGGGCGTACTAATTTTgagaagttaaagttaattagTTTTGTGACCCGTGCGACGCAGGGTATATAGTTTTTAATAAAAGTAAATAATGATGTTGATATAAAATTTGAAAGGGCAATGAACATAATCAAGCATTGATTAATTGGGAGTTTTTAGAATGttaaagtttttcaattaaatatTTAGGGAGAGTTATACAAATAGGttcaaatatataaaaataaaagagattTTAAGGTGGTGACAAGTGGCATGCAAATCTtcttgttttaaaatattaagataGATAACACAACACTGTTGTTTTATTTTCCATGAATTCATAATGAGTCATTtttagatttaataagtttaaaaccaaaaaaatacatATTTACTTCTTCCTTGGATGTTGATCATTGCCAGAATTGGGGTTGCGCATGGTCGAATATGGCATAGTGTTAGGCTTTGTTGGAAGTTGGTTTCTCAGAGTAAGGTGGACTGGTGCTAAAAGGGCTTCACAATTCACTCCTCCACCACGTGTTACACCTTACGGGAATGCCTTTGTATATGATCCTGTTGTGGTCTATCTTGTTCCACCGGAGTACTTTTTAGAGGAATCCATGTACTACATCACTGGTCCACCACCTCCATCCATGCGTCTTTCTATTATCAGATCGAGTACTATTTCACAGTGATACTAATTTGGTGAAAGATGAGTATTTGAGGTCCAAGATTAAGGCACAACAGGGATGGGTTCCTATAACTTTAATTGCCAACTTTCCCCGAGTTCAAAGTCTAACTAACAACATAAATTTCCTACTGGAGTGCTTGAAAGGATCTTGCATTGTGAAAGTACATGaggaaatattattttattgtctCATGTTATTTGTTGGCATACATTTCtgtttaattacaaactatATATCATACTTTTCGTAGGTTTCCTAGGTCACTGAAAAGCTAAAACTCATTAAAGAATTGATTCAAAAGGCTTTGACATTTTAGGTACGTTTTTGGATATTGGATATCCGAAATTTGAAAATTAATGTCCGAAAgggtatccgatccgaaattaataaaatttccGGCCAGATATACAAAAAATTGGATCGTATACAAATTGCTTTTTGGAATTTTTATCAACCCTGTTTTGCTATAGGTTTCCTTTTTACCATTAGTTAAATCTAAATATGCGACGTCAATTATTTTATTGGAGGATTTGAGTGAAGTGTGTCCCATGCTGACTATTTCCCTTAGTCTGAAACACTGCCTACTAGCGTCACACTCTCATCGGACTAACTAGTCAAGGCTAGACACTTGGATAGTCGGCTAATGCTTAATGGTTGCTACGAAAATGAGGAAAATATTAAGGCACAAAGGATTAGGCTTTTAAATATTGTTTTGCATTGCTTGATAAAGTTGTACAGGTGTTTGATAATCTATAGAAATGAATGAGGAGGCCTACTTATAGGCTCCTAAATGCATAGAAACTTCTGATATAGAATATTCTATAACCTCATCTAGAGGAGTGTTCTATACAATATTAGAAAGTCTCACTTCTATACGAACATTTAGATACAAGGAGGCTTCTAGAATTCTCTCTAAAATTTTGTACAAGAATGTTATAGACTCATCCATGCTAGAACCATCTGTAGAAAGCTAATCTAGAATGTCCAATAGCACTGTAGAAGCTTCCGAAAGCATCACGGAAACCTTGTTGCATCATCAGGTATTTACGGGCCTTAAAACACAATTATGGTTCGTCCATTGTCTTCATTGAGTCAAAATATGTTGGATCCGCAAGTTACAGCCCAAACAAAGCCTTATAGGCCCACCAAACATCCCATTGTTGATATAACGTCAATTGGGTGTTCATTGAAATTCATGGCTTATCTTAATCAATATTcatggctctgataccatgtgagAAATATTTGCCGTGCTTTCTCATTAATTTTCTCAGAATATATACATAGCTAATTAGGGTTAAGCTAAGACTAGTCTAgtaattataaaataattacaaaataattaatttacatTAATTACAAAATTACGTATTCTATCAGTAGGGATGGTCCTTGCTGTTGTTGCCCAGGCACGCCCCTGCGACCCATGATGTTGCATCTGCTCTAGTGTCAGTGCCACTACAATGCACAACAATGCACTCTGATATTTTTGTTGCTTGGTGGAGAACGTTTAGAGATGGGCCATGACAGGGGCTCTTATTAGGACAGTTACAACATTGACATCCTAGTATCGAGCATAGTggcttagttttttttttcttttcattttgttgtttgttttggTTTTATCTCTGTTTCTATAATTTAGGGTATAGGCTTTGCCCCTTTCTTTCacagaaaaaagaaataaaaatatttgtGTTATATTTCACGGTTACTAGTTTTCTACGCTCGCATCACTTGTAGTTTAAAAACGCACACACAGTCATATTCATATTTGGTTAATTACCTTTTCCCCTTTTTATTCATATTTGGTGATTTTAGTAaatacctttaaaatatttttgtgtttaatttgctttatttttctaatttaaTAAAGGGTAAAATAGGCAATCACTATTTACGCCGCCTCATGCGTTCCTTATATAACAcatttgtataatttttaaaagaaaacaGAAATTAGAGGGAACATAACTGATTCACACAAATTAGAAGGTGCACCCGTTTGTATGTAGCTCTACATGCAACCGGGTTTAAAGCacatttttttcaatttaaagcaCATTTTTGCGGTTTAAAAGTATAATTTTACAATGTAAAAgcacatttattttttttctagaaAAGTTCTTGGGAGTTTTTTGGAGAGCATTTAGAACGTCCACGTAGGATTTCTACTCCATCAcatataattaacttattaactaattcaataaataatattagagtaagattttttattttttgaaggtAAGATGAAGGACCCTACTGCACTGGTACCTCGCACAGGTATTTCCAGCCAGCTTTGCAGGTCAAACTCGTTGGAAATGAGGGGGATTATAGGGGGAAATCCTCACCTCCAAAGAGCCCCTAGTGGGGGTTTGATCCCACAACCTTAAGGTTATGAGGTCAAGTCTTTACCACTAGGGTAAGCCTTGCTTGGTATATTAGAGTAAGATGGTAAATAAATGATAAAGATAGATTCCAACTAAAATTTATCCTACTTCTCTTCTACCTTTTTGTATAAATATACATATAGGCTTATGATGAGATAAATCTCATTGTTTTCTTATCGGCCCcctctctccctcttttctctctctttttaggTTTACAAAAAATAGGATTTTCTAGGGCGGAAATAGCCAATTTCCTTCGTAATCTGTTTTGTTTTTGCGTTAGAtctcaataaaactacatagtttcggtgtagtaagtacctctatggtgggtttgattcTAGTTAAGTTTTGTAAATATTTATGCAGGATCGAAgaggatgtcaatctttcgactacaatcagacgaatcagatggaaatcatatttgtcactgctacaacagatctatagacccCCTCGTCGATGAAGGCTGTATATCGCAGcgatataattatataaaagaaggtatacagaatgtttgatatactacgatcgtagctatggtgaaaggaagtttttatttgattcaacTCTTATAGCTCTTATCCCCAAAAATGATAACCCAGAGAACCCCAATCATTTCAGACCAATCAGCCTCTGCGGCACGATCTATAAAGCTATCTCTAAACTCCTAGTCTCTAGACTAAGTCCtattcttcaaaaacacataagcCCCTTCCAAAACGCCTTCACACCTGGCAGGTCCATCCATGATAATTTGCTTTTAGTCCAGGAGATCCTCAATGTTTttaagaaatcaaaatccaaagttGGATGGTGTGCTCTTAAACTGGACATGGAAAAAGCCTATGACAGAATAGAATGGGATTTCCTTTGGGCTACGCTTGACAAAATGGGCTTTCCTACAACCTGGATAAACTGGGTCAAAGCAACTGTGACTACAGTTTCGTACTCTATTAAAGTTAACAACTCAACCACGGATGTTTTTACCCCGTCTAGAGGGCTAAGACAGGGAGACCCGCTATCTCCTTACCTTTTTATACTTTGCATGGAAGTTTTTATAATCATGCTTAATAATGCCAGTGCGAGACCTAACCTAGGGCTTGAtagattaaaaagtgataccgcaagtgcacggtgtctgttgttagcagatacttagcaaatacgggtcgatcccacagggagacaagttctattagtttttgcccaattatacgaactatttcaataacgaaagttgagttgagtattaactactaaagctaaaacaataataaaaatgcgtaatttatcaatgaattaaaggtctagggcgtctgttcggttcaccatgcttataccaatccaagaacataaatcaattcggaaatgaataaactaagccgagtaattaaagtacatgctaagcctacggtcgggtcttaacactttcaattcaacatatgcagtacggtcgctaacataatcagaattgtcaattgcactaagcctctaaaaatacgatctttcgattctaattcctattagctagataatcaattcatgaaattggccgataacatgaatcaacaatcaaaacaaatcaatcggaatactcaagcaataatctataaattaacaaactttatgcataataatcatggtataaacatggtttcccttacttagccctagaatacgactactcgctcataattgaattaacaaacatgatagaaataataaacatgaatttcataatcaaaggaaaatttaaactaaggaacgaaaacaataagaaagaataaaagcaaaagaaattattgaattacctctagattgatgaattgaaaattgaaagctagggttcaacaatggaaaaagggaagaatagaaaaccaaaaaACTGGCGTTCAAGTGTTCTCCCTATTGAAAAACGTGAAAAGAAATTAAAGCCTAAGGGAATACATTAATTCCCTTGAGGTATTTTAGtgtttcctaaattctaaacaaaaaaggaaaataacaattacataggctatgatttaattggacgatcacCAAGATGGAAGCATGAACCCGCGTGTGGAAGTAgttgggcggagaaaccagcgggcccgctggtgggtcgctggttttcgcgcccaaggggaagattgggccatcgttttgggcttcgggcgaatcggatagtcgagccatcttgtttatgtcataactcttgttctacaatgcctataaggacgtgtgacctgtcgttggaaagctcttgaagtctactttctaggccaataaaaatcgcctcattctgtaacaccccgacaattccctcttttctaaaataaccttttaatataaaacgtagagaattatcaaggcattatcgcccgtgtgaaaacgttacggcttattcagaattttgcagcggaaaacataaaactaacttttaggttcataaataatctattacatattaggtccaaaccaattaactgaattaaggaaatacgaatagtacgacaaatttcaaatccaagttaacaaattaaatcacttaattaaacgaatagaactacaagctctctaatcccgatcccaatgatgcatcatcttcaaacctgtagatgggcgacgcttattgatccttagagactgctcaccaaagatgggtcatcacaggatcaataaggcatagccatgatcaacacacacaaacaaagcacgtaatcagcaaagctgagtactacacactaaaacaacaacaatcctagcatgatactatcaaacccacaaccctaacatgatactaataaatataagtaaggacagacaaaacataataatttgacgactatacttgactagactaagctaggcttaataactataatattattctagttgaaatagacaatggaccgagttgaccatccagaagtcttcactaaggaagacgaggtacgggcgcgactccgtaacctcagtgacctgcgatatcgaggaacgtttaaataaaaataggacacggtgatcaatccggtcccagaaaaggccatgggctaccaccatgaaccccaactcctgtttgtccgtcacttcagacgtgcacagtctaaagctattgctattcagtttcactttacatgatttataaattgagattccgttatgactcaaccattacataagacagacaattcacatttgttcacaactgtatttatcttggaattaagtaagtgatcataaaagcatcaatcaagactcattccaacttaaccaacctttcctttaaccatgagcaaccctgtatatgggcataaagtttcaacttactaaacaaggtcctccgcccttataaagtagtgaaaagatagaaagggaacaacaaccaatcgatccaacccaatcatatagaataatctagtgttcccaaccaacatgtttgtatcaaacatccatactaacatgttacagttcttatagtgcaaaataagttcaataagtttgtccaacagtattaaacatgcacattcgatataacccagttcgtctataatatcaacatcaccaagttcaacaataatatcaacataaccaagttcaacaacaagattcaacatggtttcaacaattagcacacattccaagcacacaggtatgtacgtaccttgtgtaaacaaattgatatgCCACTAACAATCTCAAAAGTCGTCTACAGAGAATTCTTCGCCTaacacaaccaacaaatattcccaatcaattttcgcaaccataataaagcattctaaatacatcctaaacatattcagAACCTTCCCTAACGTTAAACTTGAACatctgatttcctagcatcataattattgaattagtgattgaaattcgttgaaaactctttacaaacatcatactttaatttccagcaatataaactaatttcaaactactctaaaacataattcatgtttaaaatcataaaaatcataactttaaTAAATTCATAAACATCATACCATGGTTTTctaactattaaaaccttaaaaattcatgctttaacaatttaaaatccttatttaacatgattaataaatctgaaaattaaataatttattatgcaaaatataaaatctgatttctatatttacttaattaaAACCGTAAATTTAAgcatgaaaacattaattagattactaatacaaaattaaagcattaaatAGTTTTAGGGTTAAAGAAATAAACCAAAACAAGAGGAAGAGAAGGGTGCTGGCCGGCGGTCAGTGATGGCGGCAGCAGGGCAGGTGGTTGGCTGACGCAAGGTGGCCGGCGGCTGGTGTCTGCGACGATGGCCGCTTGTGTTGGTGGTAGTAGTTTGCGAGTGAAGAAACAAGGAGGGAGGATGAAGAACGATGGCCGGTAGGGCTACAGCGACGGTCGACGGGAGGTGCAGCAAGGTGGCGCGGCAAGGGCGGCGCAGCACCAGTGATTAGGTGGTGACGACGGTTGTGGTGGCTGTGCGAAACAGAACCCGCGATTAAGGGGGAATAAAAACGAAAGAAAGagaaacgaaagagaagaggaaggaggaaggaatTACCGTGcacaggaggaggaggaacgacGGTGGTCGGGTGGCGGTTGGTCGACGGCGGCGGCTGAGACAAGAGACCTGAGTGTTTTTTTCGTTTGCAGTTTCACGTGAAATTGAAGAGCAGGGTTTGGAAATTTTGTTCACGTGAAGTGAAATATGGGTAAGGGATTATGGGTTTACTTATCTTGGGCTTTGTCAACTTGGGCTAGGATAGAATTGagttttaggatttcaatccaaaatcaattaggatcgtcttctaaattcaatcggttttcgtaattcgatttcttttcaacataaaattctaaaattattttaatttcataaatcgttgaaacatttaaaacgtataaaataaatattcattaattacatttttatttctaaaattcgtaaattccatttaaatataattaactatacgttaaaatatattaataaaatttataaatttacgggggattacacattccgacatgtagaacttgagatatcatcaaaagagtgaacgcttgtccgttttgatgcttagaaaaatagcgtttagcttcgttattgactcaaaattatccctagagatatgcaatgatcctcgagtcaacattccatccgttcatcatccaaatcaactcataacactccgaaagcatccaaatgaccgtaaaatcacctgaaacattaagaaaacacaaacggggcgtaatagagtacgacaacgataacttatgcaaatgtgatcctaaatgcaactaaaatgatataaatgcctaataatgcaacctaaatgcgcctaaaataccctatacaaatatgactcatcaaattcccccaagctagactgttgcttgtccccaagcaacactaaaccaaagataGAGAAGCAAGACGCACTTGACTTTCATAAAACCATGGTAAGACCAACCTaactctcgagcaaacaatcaaacagagttATTGAGACGGAAATCTAGCTcagatacaaatagaaccacaaagcatcgtgatccacaatcgaaacaaccaagcttagccacaaactattctcaatcaagctagtcgtcgccgcataccttgtagaatataaatatatgatgcaacatagggtaagatgacaatagcaagaaacgattttcattcaatcacaaaacaaacatgccgatcaagaggtctttataataagcttgtaatggggctaggtgaaaaggaagggtagggtataatttgggaaaaagtgagagtaaggtccaacttggggagcaaatgtgaactctatgcgtcggcgtgataatgccgcaaatccaactccatcgaaccatgaaacccgaacaatcaaccaagttacaaccaagggaaaacataatataatgtcaatgatctttcttcattcccctttccttgctttcaaattacatacaagaacgaaaa contains:
- the LOC110784578 gene encoding uncharacterized protein isoform X1, coding for MRETLEVRLAASEEERKAAEKEMQEKQEIAKGALAEQELIMEQVVQESKLLQQEAEENSKEPMCVMWRGRMPFLSCLAKYQSREQLGMDAANPGEQIFEKTISGMYLGEIVRRVAWEDFSLISSKQLAAGLINLGDMSYKTFFKYCN
- the LOC110784578 gene encoding uncharacterized protein isoform X2, which codes for MRETLEVRLAASEEERKAAEKEMQEKQEIAKGALAEQELIMEQVVQESKLLQQEAEENSKEPMCVMWRGRMPFLSCLAKYQSREQLGMDAANPDI